The following proteins come from a genomic window of Heyndrickxia acidicola:
- a CDS encoding transglycosylase SLT domain-containing protein has translation MLDLAARKYGIPPEIVKSIALTENGSLTQFTSSGDVFTSLDSGYGIMQVTPLSPSDSSYDWNRVKYDLQYNIETGVQILKEKWGYKSLPTVNHQNINSLEDWYFAVMAYNSVSQVNTPGNGKAYQDKVYRYLFNDALIEGDTFTKPVIKEPVTMNGTQFNAASYTTNYQHVSTQMHQTGDKVTLLKGARLRQSTSTNAQYITLSVSQQVSLASGPIEDNTPSNLYCWYKVLYNGKSYYVASINIQ, from the coding sequence ATGCTCGATCTTGCTGCACGAAAATACGGCATTCCCCCGGAAATTGTAAAATCCATTGCTTTGACGGAAAACGGAAGCCTCACGCAATTTACCAGCAGCGGCGATGTGTTCACAAGCTTGGACAGTGGCTATGGTATTATGCAGGTTACACCTCTTTCTCCTTCGGACTCCAGCTATGACTGGAATCGTGTGAAATATGACCTTCAATATAATATTGAGACGGGTGTCCAAATTCTTAAAGAGAAATGGGGATACAAATCCCTGCCAACAGTAAACCATCAAAATATAAACAGCCTCGAGGATTGGTATTTTGCAGTCATGGCGTATAACAGCGTGTCTCAAGTGAATACTCCGGGGAACGGAAAAGCTTATCAAGATAAAGTCTACAGATATCTGTTTAATGATGCTCTGATCGAAGGCGATACTTTTACAAAACCGGTCATAAAAGAACCGGTTACCATGAATGGTACTCAGTTTAACGCCGCAAGTTATACAACAAACTATCAGCATGTCTCCACACAAATGCATCAAACAGGAGATAAAGTGACCCTTCTAAAAGGAGCTCGTTTGAGGCAAAGTACGTCTACAAACGCACAATATATTACTTTATCTGTATCCCAGCAGGTTTCTCTGGCCAGCGGCCCAATTGAGGACAATACACCTTCTAACTTGTATTGCTGGTACAAAGTGTTGTACAACGGAAAATCGTATTATGTAGCATCCATCAATATACAGTAA
- a CDS encoding YkoP family protein, with product MPVRLLVLMIWNYLDPVCNFFRRLEWIGGDSRQDCVFRVRLTTYKGRELFLQDGSVIKKNDCLVKIHLHNIRILKEVRRIKSPLQRARAIYRMVEKSMPLLADYISNHPQKDSIKGIIGITMLDKGVTQLGFEKAYPKSRLYKMFKVLTQFPIFLLASTSLSLRHIRSQKTVYLVMAKEKMVSKYHAALEELQEVSAVSANAEQ from the coding sequence TTGCCTGTACGATTGCTAGTGTTAATGATTTGGAATTATCTTGATCCTGTTTGTAATTTTTTTCGGCGGCTTGAATGGATAGGCGGAGACTCCCGGCAGGATTGTGTTTTCAGGGTCCGCCTCACTACCTATAAGGGGAGAGAGCTTTTTTTACAGGACGGCTCTGTCATTAAAAAGAACGATTGCCTTGTTAAAATTCATCTTCATAATATCCGGATTTTAAAGGAAGTAAGAAGGATCAAAAGCCCTTTGCAGCGGGCACGAGCCATTTACCGAATGGTGGAAAAATCAATGCCTCTGCTTGCAGACTATATCTCAAACCATCCACAAAAGGACAGCATTAAAGGGATTATCGGTATAACCATGCTGGATAAGGGTGTCACGCAGCTCGGTTTTGAAAAAGCATACCCAAAAAGCAGACTGTATAAGATGTTTAAAGTGCTGACCCAGTTTCCCATTTTTTTGCTGGCCTCTACATCCCTTTCATTACGGCACATCCGCAGCCAAAAAACAGTGTATCTTGTAATGGCAAAAGAAAAAATGGTGTCGAAATACCATGCTGCCCTTGAGGAGCTTCAGGAGGTTAGCGCAGTGTCGGCGAATGCAGAGCAGTGA
- a CDS encoding C40 family peptidase, whose product MLKKIFTFLFLATIISTVAVSPFVSKASTYHTRAVSVAKSNLGVKYVWGGMSPRGFDCSGLVKYSYGKEGKVLPRTAASMFTEGKRVSNLAVGDLMFFADNKAERPTHVAMYMGNGKMIQAATSHGVSIASISNVYWKPRYVGAKRI is encoded by the coding sequence TTGTTAAAGAAAATTTTCACATTCTTGTTTCTTGCTACTATTATTTCCACGGTCGCCGTTTCACCATTTGTAAGTAAAGCTTCTACCTATCATACTAGAGCTGTTTCCGTTGCAAAATCCAACTTGGGAGTCAAATATGTTTGGGGCGGAATGTCACCAAGAGGATTTGATTGCTCGGGATTAGTTAAATATTCTTACGGAAAAGAAGGAAAGGTCTTGCCACGTACCGCTGCTTCTATGTTTACTGAAGGAAAAAGAGTTTCAAATCTTGCGGTGGGAGATTTAATGTTCTTTGCGGATAATAAAGCAGAAAGACCTACACATGTTGCCATGTATATGGGGAACGGAAAAATGATACAAGCTGCTACGTCACATGGCGTGTCCATTGCTTCTATCAGTAACGTTTACTGGAAACCGCGTTATGTAGGTGCAAAGCGTATCTAA
- a CDS encoding GNAT family N-acetyltransferase, which produces MYQDQELAIRPIRMEDAKRLWELSYKEEAPEWKKWDAPYFPHKSMPFEEFLEKTAPKWIGKENYWVITVNEEVYGTVSYYFEDEQKRWLEMGIALYKSNDWSKGLGTRTLRLWMQHIFNTLPLVRVGLTTWSGNKRMIRVAEKLGMQMEARIRKVRYYEGNYFDSIRMGILREEWEKFNT; this is translated from the coding sequence ATGTATCAGGATCAAGAACTGGCCATCCGCCCCATCCGAATGGAGGATGCAAAAAGACTGTGGGAGCTCTCCTATAAGGAAGAGGCACCCGAATGGAAAAAGTGGGACGCTCCTTATTTTCCACATAAATCAATGCCTTTTGAGGAATTCTTGGAAAAGACAGCGCCAAAATGGATCGGGAAAGAAAATTATTGGGTGATTACTGTGAATGAAGAGGTGTATGGGACAGTTTCCTATTATTTTGAAGATGAGCAGAAAAGATGGCTGGAAATGGGGATTGCCCTCTATAAATCCAATGATTGGAGCAAAGGGCTGGGAACACGCACTCTCAGACTCTGGATGCAGCATATTTTCAACACCCTGCCTTTAGTACGTGTCGGGCTCACTACCTGGTCCGGCAACAAGCGCATGATTCGTGTTGCTGAGAAACTGGGCATGCAAATGGAGGCACGCATCCGAAAGGTCCGCTATTATGAGGGAAACTATTTTGACTCTATACGCATGGGCATTCTTCGTGAGGAGTGGGAGAAGTTTAATACGTAA
- a CDS encoding DUF5050 domain-containing protein — translation MKKLSLLICAGIFLYCFMHQPKSISDAASSIFKESPAISAAVSHLSHSTSPAPSPVLTASAASTTVSKHPSSLYEVMYQAMKNVQPEVTLQQPASSSSVVFNQYRKILDNQPEIFYVDAVYYYSNGVIKFKYKYSRAAILKMKKQLNQQADKIVRQANQKKTQFEKVLLIHDAVVNSVRYDEANLEKGALPDLDYTAYGALVNKSAVCDGYAKAMTLLLNRAGIWSEKVTGTANGEDHAWNLVKVNGKYYYLDATWDDPVSFDNTDILRYKYFLVTGSQLAKDHKWNQASYPKATSTQYSRLQRLTDFVRYNNSIYYVNSSNSEIYRTDIWGTKPVKFLSTHAASLKIRNNTIYYINRDNDNYIYKINTNGTGNMPVVKSTAFTLGMRGDMLKYMDAASSFREARI, via the coding sequence TTGAAAAAGTTATCCCTTTTAATATGCGCAGGGATCTTTTTATACTGCTTCATGCATCAGCCGAAAAGTATTAGTGATGCAGCTTCATCTATTTTTAAGGAGTCACCTGCAATATCGGCTGCAGTTTCTCATTTATCCCATTCTACATCGCCTGCACCTTCACCTGTGCTGACTGCTTCTGCAGCCTCTACAACAGTATCGAAGCATCCATCTTCTTTATATGAGGTCATGTACCAGGCGATGAAAAATGTTCAGCCAGAAGTCACATTGCAGCAGCCGGCTTCAAGCAGCTCAGTCGTTTTTAACCAATACCGCAAAATTCTTGATAACCAGCCGGAAATTTTTTACGTAGATGCCGTCTATTATTATTCCAATGGTGTCATTAAATTTAAGTACAAATATTCAAGGGCTGCCATTCTGAAAATGAAAAAGCAGTTAAACCAGCAGGCAGATAAGATTGTACGTCAAGCGAACCAGAAGAAAACTCAGTTTGAAAAAGTACTGCTCATCCACGATGCGGTTGTCAATTCCGTACGATATGATGAAGCAAATCTGGAGAAGGGGGCTTTGCCTGACCTGGATTATACAGCTTATGGTGCGCTGGTCAATAAATCAGCGGTCTGTGACGGGTATGCAAAGGCTATGACTTTGCTTCTGAACAGAGCGGGTATCTGGTCTGAGAAAGTAACTGGTACGGCCAATGGGGAAGACCATGCCTGGAACCTCGTGAAGGTCAACGGAAAGTATTACTACTTAGATGCCACTTGGGATGATCCGGTCTCCTTTGATAACACGGATATTCTGCGCTATAAATATTTCCTTGTGACGGGAAGCCAGCTGGCAAAGGACCATAAATGGAATCAGGCCAGCTATCCAAAGGCGACTTCGACCCAATACAGCCGTTTACAGCGCTTAACGGATTTTGTTCGTTACAATAACAGCATATATTATGTGAACAGCAGCAACAGTGAAATTTACAGAACTGATATCTGGGGTACAAAGCCTGTGAAGTTTTTGTCCACCCATGCTGCATCTTTAAAAATAAGAAATAACACAATCTATTACATTAACCGTGACAACGACAACTATATTTATAAAATCAACACAAATGGAACAGGAAACATGCCGGTTGTAAAAAGCACCGCTTTTACTCTTGGGATGCGCGGCGACATGCTAAAATATATGGATGCAGCCTCCAGCTTCCGAGAAGCCCGCATTTAA
- a CDS encoding methyl-accepting chemotaxis protein: protein METISTIQLKNIKHKNILMFTTYMIALTLGVLESLVLKDSRATLNYGIQWAAMLIVFLLFQVFLKKYKIYPYITVILAYLFLGYAIITFHGGITLMIMVFFLAIFSAVQFNLVLFSIGYLVGLLEMVYILFKGTLNESVLKDNAPTILLSYVLAGIILTVLIYLNKKQDEKLRTLLAAANMDAENKEKQKNHMSQTVKNVLENVERITEKLQTNMISQEEVKLAIGEISAGSVNQSEQISDISHRSQVTFESMRVLNKVTSELNSEVEEANRTALEGETTVNQLSLEMSDVIDIVGELKKTFTILTKKIEETNTFADSIKSISEQTNLLALNASIEAARAGEAGRGFSVVADEIRKLAEVTNGTAEKITRNLSELNESNSTAHHKMDASSSKILSTVESSVQVADYFRKLAKVLTKMEGRFVEFDALSQEVTAHSTEVEVSTTELAAIIEEASASLEQISAAVESLTEDSRSISEQLLESSQRMETIRKEFL from the coding sequence TTGGAAACCATCTCTACCATTCAACTTAAGAATATAAAGCATAAAAATATCCTTATGTTTACAACGTATATGATTGCGTTGACGCTGGGCGTCCTGGAAAGCTTGGTGTTAAAGGACTCAAGGGCCACTCTAAACTACGGCATCCAATGGGCTGCCATGCTGATTGTGTTTTTACTCTTCCAGGTCTTTTTAAAAAAATATAAAATTTATCCCTACATAACGGTCATATTGGCCTATCTGTTTTTAGGCTACGCCATTATCACTTTTCATGGCGGCATCACCCTGATGATAATGGTATTCTTCCTGGCCATTTTTTCTGCTGTCCAGTTTAATCTGGTTCTTTTTTCAATCGGCTATTTAGTAGGTTTGCTCGAAATGGTGTATATTCTTTTCAAAGGGACATTAAATGAAAGCGTTCTAAAAGATAATGCCCCGACCATTCTTCTTAGCTATGTTCTAGCAGGCATTATTTTAACCGTCCTTATTTACTTAAATAAAAAGCAGGACGAAAAGCTTCGGACTTTACTCGCTGCAGCCAATATGGATGCCGAAAACAAAGAAAAGCAAAAAAACCACATGAGCCAAACCGTGAAAAACGTTCTTGAAAATGTTGAAAGAATAACTGAAAAGCTCCAAACAAATATGATTTCACAGGAAGAAGTAAAGCTGGCAATTGGAGAAATTTCTGCCGGTAGTGTAAATCAAAGCGAACAAATATCCGACATCAGTCATCGTTCCCAGGTTACCTTTGAGTCCATGAGGGTGCTGAACAAAGTAACTTCAGAATTAAACAGCGAAGTGGAAGAAGCAAACCGTACTGCCTTGGAAGGCGAAACAACAGTGAATCAGCTTTCCCTTGAAATGAGCGACGTAATTGATATTGTAGGAGAATTGAAAAAAACTTTTACCATTCTGACGAAGAAAATTGAGGAAACAAATACATTTGCCGATAGTATAAAAAGTATATCGGAACAAACCAACCTGCTTGCTTTAAATGCATCCATCGAAGCTGCTAGAGCTGGTGAAGCCGGCAGAGGATTTTCAGTCGTAGCCGATGAAATCCGCAAGCTGGCTGAGGTGACAAACGGCACCGCGGAAAAAATCACCCGCAATCTGAGCGAATTGAACGAAAGCAATTCAACCGCTCATCATAAAATGGATGCCAGCAGCAGCAAAATTCTTTCGACTGTTGAATCCAGTGTTCAGGTGGCTGATTACTTCCGAAAATTAGCCAAAGTACTGACCAAGATGGAGGGACGGTTCGTAGAATTCGATGCCCTTTCCCAGGAAGTAACGGCACACTCCACAGAGGTGGAGGTTTCCACAACAGAGCTTGCAGCCATTATTGAAGAGGCCTCCGCGAGCCTTGAACAAATTAGTGCAGCGGTTGAATCCTTAACGGAGGATAGTCGCTCTATTTCAGAACAGTTATTGGAATCATCGCAAAGGATGGAAACAATTCGAAAAGAATTCTTATAA